A single genomic interval of Pyrobaculum arsenaticum DSM 13514 harbors:
- a CDS encoding CRISPR-associated DxTHG motif protein, translating into MRRLYVATWGNPLEWREVDYQCDGRGVRRGFASAVCAEADKYVVHVLDSVVTASGGGQGRPLNPHAVEAAKKAGLKVVEKDGAVHVEPPQCEKWREYARRYVEELLRRIGIEGTVVVTAAVGRLSNKTYRGTPDLILSELIWGLWQAVKELGEPKGQLDIHLDVTHGINFMPTAALWAARLVASIALAAGYDKVVLKAYNSTPNQWHYVEVFTEEVTHIQFPRPPRSPAAKALYYGAPIHYAHLCKEEQCHEPPTAEPTCVDNEVHYPQPRTTPLQLYEILLTQAGCPQSIPTLKQLKDWHLVKVLPPTASMVVRHELSAIQKALGRRKIGKCTKLIEILPYAAGDPNPCQDDNRNFVAHAGLLADHTELCPHGDDYQIKIEEATMKCLQK; encoded by the coding sequence ATGAGGCGGCTCTACGTTGCCACCTGGGGCAACCCCCTGGAGTGGCGGGAAGTGGACTACCAATGCGACGGGAGGGGGGTGAGGAGGGGCTTCGCCTCCGCCGTCTGCGCAGAGGCCGACAAATACGTCGTACACGTCCTCGACAGCGTAGTCACGGCATCGGGAGGAGGCCAGGGGAGGCCCCTAAACCCACACGCCGTGGAGGCCGCAAAGAAGGCGGGGCTCAAAGTCGTGGAGAAAGACGGGGCGGTCCACGTGGAGCCGCCCCAGTGCGAGAAATGGAGGGAATACGCCAGGCGCTACGTAGAGGAGCTACTCAGGAGGATAGGCATAGAGGGGACAGTCGTAGTCACAGCCGCCGTCGGGAGGCTGAGCAACAAGACGTACAGAGGCACCCCCGACCTAATACTCTCAGAGCTCATATGGGGCCTGTGGCAAGCGGTGAAGGAGCTCGGCGAGCCCAAGGGCCAGCTGGACATACACCTAGACGTCACACACGGGATAAACTTCATGCCAACCGCCGCCCTCTGGGCCGCCAGGCTGGTCGCCTCCATAGCCCTCGCGGCGGGGTACGACAAAGTCGTCCTCAAGGCGTACAACTCCACCCCCAACCAGTGGCACTACGTGGAGGTGTTCACCGAGGAGGTCACACACATACAGTTCCCCCGCCCGCCCCGCTCCCCCGCCGCCAAGGCCCTGTACTACGGAGCCCCCATACACTACGCCCACCTATGCAAGGAGGAGCAATGCCACGAGCCCCCCACAGCGGAGCCCACGTGCGTAGACAACGAGGTCCACTACCCCCAGCCCAGGACAACCCCCCTCCAGCTCTACGAAATACTCCTAACACAAGCCGGCTGCCCGCAGAGCATCCCCACCCTGAAGCAACTAAAGGACTGGCACCTAGTAAAGGTGCTACCCCCCACAGCCAGCATGGTAGTCCGTCACGAGCTAAGCGCCATACAGAAAGCCCTCGGAAGGAGAAAAATCGGAAAATGCACAAAGCTCATAGAAATACTCCCCTACGCCGCCGGCGACCCCAACCCATGTCAAGACGACAACAGAAACTTCGTCGCCCACGCCGGCTTGCTGGCAGATCACACCGAGCTGTGCCCCCACGGCGACGACTACCAAATAAAAATAGAAGAAGCCACAATGAAGTGTCTACAAAAATAG
- the cas4 gene encoding CRISPR-associated protein Cas4: protein MSSCISPALIRQYLYCPAAAYYTATGQAEPPTERMRKGKEAQREAVEAVAKALGAEQVVHAPRLSGAGICGVVDALLFIRGRPAPLEVKLSKPGRAVPLHHKAQAAAYALAAQAQYGKASPGAYIYYAETGEVKAIPLTRDLAELVKHTAAQIRRMMAGWTPDPRYHPAKCPSCWYRKICGFTQTKVEKI, encoded by the coding sequence ATGTCGAGCTGTATTAGCCCCGCGCTGATTAGGCAGTACCTCTACTGCCCAGCCGCCGCGTACTACACAGCCACGGGACAGGCCGAGCCCCCCACCGAGAGGATGCGGAAGGGAAAAGAGGCGCAGAGAGAGGCTGTGGAAGCCGTGGCCAAGGCCCTAGGCGCCGAGCAGGTGGTGCACGCCCCGCGGCTAAGCGGCGCCGGTATCTGCGGCGTTGTAGACGCCCTCCTCTTCATACGGGGAAGGCCCGCCCCCCTCGAGGTGAAGCTGTCCAAGCCCGGCAGGGCGGTGCCCCTCCACCACAAAGCCCAAGCCGCCGCCTACGCCCTAGCCGCCCAGGCCCAGTACGGCAAGGCCTCACCCGGCGCGTACATCTACTACGCCGAGACGGGCGAGGTAAAGGCCATCCCCCTGACACGCGACCTCGCCGAACTGGTGAAGCACACCGCCGCCCAGATACGCCGCATGATGGCCGGCTGGACCCCAGACCCCCGCTACCACCCAGCCAAATGCCCCAGCTGCTGGTACCGCAAAATCTGCGGCTTCACCCAGACCAAAGTCGAAAAAATCTAA
- the cas2 gene encoding CRISPR-associated endonuclease Cas2: MYLVVAYDVSEDDVRNKIAEVLKAFGLQRIQRSVFVGRLPPALVKELAEKVARVARCANAQVVIFKVDKRAVETAIRIPPAPAKRGNVELY; encoded by the coding sequence ATGTACCTAGTGGTCGCCTACGACGTGTCGGAGGACGACGTGAGGAACAAAATTGCGGAGGTGCTCAAGGCCTTTGGGCTCCAGCGGATACAGCGCTCGGTCTTCGTGGGGAGGCTACCCCCAGCCCTGGTCAAGGAGCTGGCGGAGAAGGTGGCCAGAGTCGCCAGGTGCGCCAACGCCCAGGTGGTGATATTCAAGGTGGACAAGAGGGCAGTCGAAACCGCCATAAGAATCCCCCCGGCACCGGCCAAGAGGGGCAATGTCGAGCTGTATTAG
- the cas1 gene encoding CRISPR-associated endonuclease Cas1 translates to MQVAVASYGARIRARRGLLVVEGREGRREYPLHQVDEVLLLTGGISISARALRMLLRAGATVVVMDARGEPLGVFMKPVGDATGAKRLCQYQAAVSGRGLEIAKGWIWRKIRGQLENVKRWRRRLAKYREYAERISAAADALRHAAEPHDVLEAEAAAAEAYWSAYREVTGFPGRDQEGGDPVNAALNYGYGVLKALCFKSLLIAGLDPYVGFLHAEKSGRPSLVLDFMEQWRPRVDAVVAKIYDGLETEGGLLTHQSRLRVAAAVLEELGAAGKPLSAEIHREARALARSICT, encoded by the coding sequence ATGCAGGTGGCGGTCGCTAGCTACGGGGCCAGAATAAGGGCGAGGAGGGGGCTACTGGTCGTGGAGGGGAGGGAGGGGAGGCGGGAGTACCCCCTCCACCAGGTTGACGAGGTCCTGCTCCTCACCGGCGGCATCTCCATCTCGGCGAGGGCGTTGAGGATGTTGCTGAGGGCCGGGGCCACGGTGGTTGTCATGGACGCAAGGGGGGAGCCCCTAGGCGTCTTCATGAAGCCCGTGGGCGACGCCACGGGGGCCAAGAGGCTGTGCCAGTACCAAGCCGCCGTCAGCGGCAGGGGGCTGGAAATCGCGAAGGGGTGGATCTGGAGGAAAATACGGGGCCAGCTGGAAAACGTCAAGCGGTGGAGGCGCCGCCTCGCCAAGTACAGGGAATACGCCGAGAGGATCTCCGCCGCGGCCGACGCCCTCAGACACGCCGCGGAGCCCCACGACGTCCTCGAGGCCGAGGCGGCCGCCGCGGAGGCCTACTGGTCCGCATATAGGGAGGTGACGGGCTTCCCGGGCCGCGACCAGGAGGGCGGCGACCCGGTGAACGCCGCCCTTAACTACGGCTACGGCGTTTTGAAGGCTCTCTGCTTCAAGTCTCTGCTAATAGCCGGCCTCGACCCCTACGTCGGCTTCCTCCACGCCGAGAAGTCCGGCCGGCCGTCGCTTGTGCTCGACTTCATGGAGCAGTGGAGGCCGAGGGTAGACGCCGTGGTGGCCAAGATATACGACGGGCTTGAAACCGAGGGCGGACTACTCACCCACCAGTCGAGGCTGAGGGTCGCCGCCGCGGTGCTGGAGGAGCTCGGCGCCGCCGGCAAGCCGCTGTCAGCAGAAATACACAGAGAGGCCAGGGCCTTGGCCAGGTCCATATGTACCTAG
- the cas4a gene encoding type I-A CRISPR-associated protein Cas4/Csa1 → MLTLAELSKALRRAKTTWGPVEVSPELRGWSYDKPPVKPPAYPGLALSDFAYGYCPTYRNIYLKYVLGERGGPSKTLQEGQVLHSVLFKALEDFCRYAYAGVPMSPGLEGVPEDLRDKAEALYKYVAARLIGEYSYALAARLARSRDAAVFYASPIATQVAVDGAPLGLGYVVADGLALGAVVEFKFGPAPNVEAALAGYAMAIEADWGVPVDYGIHVQISVNHAVEYRVTAYPLGDSARSKFLEARDEAVDVAASGRDPGAPPQCPKTCPFYAACHAGGGR, encoded by the coding sequence GTGCTAACTCTCGCGGAGCTGTCCAAGGCGCTTAGGAGGGCGAAGACCACCTGGGGGCCGGTGGAGGTGTCGCCAGAGCTGAGGGGCTGGAGCTACGACAAGCCGCCCGTTAAGCCGCCGGCCTACCCCGGCCTCGCCTTATCCGACTTCGCATACGGCTACTGCCCCACCTACAGAAACATCTACCTCAAATACGTCCTCGGCGAGAGGGGGGGCCCCAGCAAGACCTTGCAGGAGGGGCAAGTCCTCCACTCCGTGCTGTTCAAGGCGCTTGAGGACTTTTGCCGCTACGCATATGCGGGGGTCCCCATGTCGCCGGGGCTGGAGGGGGTGCCCGAAGATCTGAGGGACAAGGCCGAGGCCCTCTACAAATACGTGGCGGCCCGGCTGATAGGCGAGTACAGCTACGCCCTTGCGGCGAGGCTCGCCAGGAGCAGAGACGCCGCGGTGTTCTACGCATCGCCCATCGCCACCCAAGTGGCCGTGGACGGCGCCCCCCTGGGCTTAGGCTACGTGGTGGCCGACGGCTTGGCGCTGGGCGCAGTGGTGGAGTTCAAGTTCGGCCCCGCGCCGAACGTGGAGGCCGCCCTCGCGGGGTACGCCATGGCCATCGAGGCCGACTGGGGCGTCCCCGTGGACTACGGCATACACGTCCAGATCTCTGTAAACCACGCCGTGGAGTACAGAGTCACGGCCTACCCCCTCGGCGACTCGGCCCGGTCCAAGTTCCTGGAGGCGAGGGACGAGGCCGTGGACGTCGCCGCCTCTGGCCGCGACCCCGGAGCCCCTCCCCAGTGCCCCAAGACGTGCCCCTTCTACGCGGCGTGCCATGCAGGTGGCGGTCGCTAG
- the csa3 gene encoding CRISPR-associated CARF protein Csa3, with translation MKLAVTVGFDARLVVRALANIPGRDVVLVRGATGGEGDAKSREAAAEIIKALGRGAEYVVDIRDPAVGLRQLYDLQFDEIALAGGPRLLVVLGFVAAAVKGAKIYVVPEYGSEVVDVSGLAALGRLAALSSAKLAVLASIDGEADAETVARRLGLDPSTVYRHLDSLEEIGVVRSKGRRGKKYEVDKLVATLSSLFLEKKRGSAVL, from the coding sequence GTGAAGCTGGCAGTGACGGTGGGCTTCGACGCGCGGCTTGTGGTGAGGGCCTTGGCCAACATCCCTGGCCGCGACGTCGTCCTCGTGCGCGGCGCCACGGGCGGCGAGGGGGACGCCAAGTCGAGGGAGGCTGCCGCCGAGATAATTAAGGCCTTGGGGAGAGGCGCAGAGTACGTGGTGGACATCCGCGATCCCGCCGTGGGCCTCCGCCAGCTCTACGACCTGCAGTTCGACGAGATCGCCCTGGCGGGAGGGCCCCGCCTGCTGGTGGTGCTGGGCTTCGTCGCGGCGGCGGTTAAGGGGGCGAAGATATACGTGGTGCCGGAGTACGGTAGCGAGGTGGTGGATGTCAGCGGGCTGGCGGCTCTGGGGAGGTTGGCGGCTCTTTCCAGCGCGAAGCTTGCTGTGTTGGCCTCCATCGACGGCGAGGCTGATGCGGAGACTGTGGCTCGCCGCCTGGGGCTTGACCCCTCCACCGTGTACCGCCACCTTGACTCCCTAGAGGAGATAGGCGTTGTGAGGTCTAAGGGGAGGAGAGGGAAGAAGTACGAGGTGGATAAGCTCGTGGCTACACTGTCCTCTCTATTTTTGGAGAAGAAGAGGGGCAGTGCAGTTTTGTGA
- a CDS encoding DevR family CRISPR-associated autoregulator yields the protein MFVSFGFRFRAEVEALNMAESVGNYARHRTAPVVIKDGDRYRITLAPAVSGQSIAYGYMAALVRLALERNMPLSDDDKQYEKLGGFFKRANQADLDHDKRVETSVVEDITGFMTTEEAQAQGRGRMARRTSPLMFSYLVPDTSSARAVVVPQMHVRYNLQNPQQQVVYQIESGSGIFIQTVAVDVGRIGLLSNGNYVKDVCERVKLAFDALKLLYSGMLFGAKKARYHPVFEPLGGVAAASPKPFVVLPPRLGDYVAENLARIKALGYGKLFCFDREGVTSCSKAQGVESRSTLEELVEAVKEYVVSNRCK from the coding sequence ATGTTCGTCTCCTTTGGATTTAGGTTTAGGGCGGAGGTCGAGGCGCTCAACATGGCTGAGTCGGTGGGCAACTACGCCCGCCACAGGACGGCCCCCGTCGTGATAAAAGACGGCGATAGGTACAGAATCACGTTGGCCCCCGCCGTCTCCGGCCAATCGATAGCCTACGGCTACATGGCCGCGTTGGTTAGGCTCGCCCTTGAGAGGAACATGCCGCTGAGCGACGACGATAAGCAATACGAGAAACTGGGCGGCTTCTTCAAGAGAGCAAACCAAGCAGATCTTGACCACGACAAAAGAGTTGAGACGAGCGTTGTGGAGGACATCACTGGCTTTATGACGACTGAAGAGGCGCAAGCACAGGGGAGGGGCAGAATGGCGCGACGGACATCCCCCCTGATGTTCAGCTACTTAGTGCCGGACACCTCCTCCGCGAGGGCGGTGGTGGTGCCTCAGATGCATGTGAGGTACAATTTGCAGAATCCCCAGCAACAAGTCGTCTACCAAATCGAGTCGGGCAGCGGCATCTTTATTCAGACGGTAGCGGTTGACGTGGGGAGGATAGGTCTGCTGAGCAACGGGAACTACGTAAAAGACGTATGTGAGCGCGTCAAGCTGGCGTTTGACGCGTTGAAGTTGCTCTACAGCGGCATGCTCTTTGGCGCAAAGAAGGCGAGATACCATCCCGTATTCGAGCCGCTTGGCGGCGTGGCGGCGGCTTCGCCAAAGCCTTTTGTGGTGTTGCCTCCGCGCCTCGGCGACTACGTCGCGGAGAACCTGGCGCGCATCAAAGCCTTGGGTTACGGAAAGTTGTTCTGCTTCGACAGAGAGGGTGTGACGAGTTGCAGTAAAGCCCAAGGCGTAGAGAGCAGATCCACGCTGGAGGAGCTCGTAGAGGCAGTCAAAGAATACGTCGTTTCAAACCGCTGTAAGTAA
- the cas5a gene encoding type I-A CRISPR-associated protein Cas5a yields the protein MGGNYLLVKLVFHSPYYSYPAGAEGGRGPTLPPPSTLIGALMAAYLRLRGPREGDPPTSLVNSVKYAYFWAPSYSTTASLNTHFTWLTQRKSRLELIEAMKILGKTVEGTATEEELRKAVSAIKNYGRGPRDLQPEHLKSDPHSWIAKLRAMLFSPWPTYETYFWGDAYALYIIEDEELKEAGNYIFRVGPKETLVSSRVVEVRSAREVKGSVATRFYIPKEATVSACRRVEHMLTSLGAPVELIYIERRAKEFCLPTPYTGELEYYDPAPGWVGVELETDEGVFQVVVPEGYAPR from the coding sequence ATGGGAGGTAATTACCTGCTGGTAAAGCTTGTTTTCCACTCCCCCTACTACTCCTATCCTGCAGGCGCTGAGGGAGGCCGGGGACCGACTCTGCCGCCGCCCTCCACTCTCATAGGCGCACTGATGGCAGCGTATCTCAGACTGAGGGGGCCGAGGGAGGGGGATCCGCCGACGAGTTTGGTAAATTCGGTTAAATACGCCTATTTCTGGGCGCCTTCCTACTCCACAACCGCCAGTCTTAATACGCACTTCACTTGGCTCACCCAGCGGAAATCGAGACTTGAGCTGATAGAGGCCATGAAGATATTAGGCAAGACAGTTGAGGGTACGGCGACGGAGGAGGAGCTCAGAAAAGCTGTGAGTGCGATAAAAAACTACGGGCGGGGGCCTAGGGATCTTCAGCCAGAGCACCTAAAGTCGGATCCCCACTCGTGGATAGCCAAGCTACGGGCGATGTTATTCAGCCCGTGGCCCACATACGAGACCTACTTCTGGGGAGATGCCTACGCCCTCTACATTATTGAAGACGAGGAGCTTAAGGAGGCGGGTAACTATATATTCCGGGTAGGCCCCAAGGAGACGCTAGTCTCCTCCCGAGTAGTTGAGGTGAGATCGGCCAGGGAGGTCAAGGGCTCTGTGGCCACGAGGTTCTACATCCCTAAGGAAGCCACTGTCAGCGCTTGTCGACGCGTTGAGCACATGCTGACGTCTCTAGGCGCTCCCGTGGAGTTGATCTACATTGAGAGGCGGGCCAAGGAGTTCTGCCTGCCGACGCCGTACACCGGAGAGCTTGAGTACTACGACCCAGCACCTGGATGGGTCGGCGTAGAGCTGGAGACGGACGAGGGAGTCTTCCAGGTGGTGGTCCCCGAGGGCTATGCCCCGCGCTAA
- the cas3 gene encoding CRISPR-associated helicase Cas3', which translates to MRRAIRKALELAERGVDKIVSELPTGYGKTVAAPLLYKRFRAAGLCWKAIHVFPLRAVLHTTLKRYVTEHPDIQFAYQDGDVTLRADGYVKDPWFTSEYVLTTYDSFIHNLLKAPVAEFHKLLSHGRGVHYHWPMAEVYPSCVFLDEVHLAVEGAKQVAAVSVVVNMLREMEVPTVVLSATMGRWKHDIFKDFVFVQLGEKDEEGDRLVVVRDEEFEKSMGEVEYSVDVIDENSVAALARRKVKEGRRVLVVLNSLKKVVALKNELGDLNPVLIHSMLTRRDRQAAEEEVKKAQLVIGTSAIEAGVDTSFDVLISDTPSAESVVQRVGRVCRYGGRCKGELYFFGEGAEELREVKHWRLPYKKGSYAGLLREQIEKDRRLTWLYEMLARALWIEDINELFKKLGASFFREGLLVEAVAGSGFEMAFSASLGKLVELGYTETVDGEQVKGDVYIFLLDYVKRRGELPAIRIPDYVEGVGPAALYE; encoded by the coding sequence ATGAGGAGGGCGATAAGGAAAGCCTTGGAGTTGGCGGAGAGGGGGGTGGATAAGATAGTGTCGGAGTTGCCCACCGGCTACGGGAAAACCGTCGCCGCGCCGTTGCTTTACAAGAGGTTTAGGGCGGCTGGCCTCTGCTGGAAAGCTATACACGTCTTCCCGCTGAGGGCTGTGCTACACACGACCTTAAAGAGGTACGTCACGGAGCACCCCGATATCCAATTCGCCTACCAGGACGGCGACGTCACGCTGAGAGCTGACGGCTACGTCAAGGACCCGTGGTTCACCTCAGAGTACGTCCTCACGACGTACGACTCCTTTATCCACAACTTGCTTAAGGCGCCGGTGGCGGAGTTCCACAAATTGCTAAGCCACGGGAGGGGGGTGCACTACCACTGGCCGATGGCCGAGGTTTACCCCTCGTGCGTTTTTCTCGACGAGGTGCACCTGGCGGTGGAGGGGGCGAAGCAGGTCGCGGCGGTTAGCGTGGTGGTGAACATGCTGAGGGAGATGGAGGTGCCGACAGTGGTGCTCTCGGCGACAATGGGGAGGTGGAAGCACGACATCTTTAAAGACTTCGTCTTCGTCCAGCTGGGGGAAAAAGACGAGGAGGGCGACCGCCTGGTTGTTGTGAGAGACGAGGAGTTCGAGAAGTCCATGGGGGAGGTGGAGTACAGCGTAGATGTGATAGATGAGAACTCGGTGGCGGCCTTGGCGAGGAGAAAGGTGAAGGAGGGGAGGCGCGTCCTTGTCGTGTTAAACAGCCTCAAAAAGGTAGTCGCCCTAAAAAACGAGCTTGGGGATCTCAACCCGGTTTTGATACACTCAATGCTGACGCGGAGGGATAGGCAGGCCGCAGAGGAGGAGGTCAAAAAGGCCCAGCTCGTGATCGGCACCAGCGCAATCGAGGCCGGCGTCGACACGAGCTTCGACGTGTTGATATCAGATACTCCCAGCGCCGAGTCCGTAGTGCAGAGGGTAGGCAGAGTATGCCGCTACGGCGGGAGGTGCAAGGGGGAGCTCTACTTCTTCGGGGAGGGCGCGGAGGAGCTACGGGAGGTGAAGCACTGGAGGTTGCCGTACAAGAAGGGGAGCTACGCCGGGTTGCTCAGAGAGCAGATCGAGAAGGACCGCAGACTGACGTGGCTCTACGAGATGTTGGCAAGGGCCTTGTGGATAGAGGATATCAATGAATTGTTTAAAAAATTGGGCGCCTCCTTCTTTAGAGAAGGGCTCCTAGTGGAGGCAGTGGCGGGTAGCGGCTTTGAAATGGCCTTCTCGGCCAGCCTGGGGAAGCTTGTGGAGCTGGGATACACGGAGACCGTCGACGGCGAGCAGGTCAAAGGCGACGTCTACATCTTTCTCCTTGACTACGTTAAGCGCCGCGGCGAGCTCCCAGCTATAAGAATACCCGACTACGTCGAGGGCGTAGGCCCAGCGGCGCTTTATGAGTAG
- a CDS encoding HD domain-containing protein produces the protein MSSCQAGPGEPLGDHLLGVADCVSKRGVPVAKKLARVFKIGEGEALDLITFAALAHDAGKADVSYEKAIDRFPLHEVKSTAFVKRVFQELRIIDNCDLGRGEDSLAKAVVAAVALHHYVHKEPNKATVADGLTPRCLDVAEAFKRWRPRTSLGEALKSKALEIAAGNVGPNTCYRDVVNTLHSVSTRLRYAAMAILGVLNRCDYEVAKARRAAEHPGTPADI, from the coding sequence ATGAGTAGTTGCCAAGCCGGGCCTGGCGAGCCGCTGGGCGACCACCTGCTAGGTGTAGCTGACTGCGTCTCTAAAAGGGGCGTGCCGGTGGCCAAGAAGCTGGCAAGGGTCTTCAAGATAGGGGAGGGCGAGGCGCTCGACCTAATAACCTTCGCCGCGTTGGCGCATGACGCCGGCAAGGCCGACGTGAGCTACGAAAAGGCCATCGACCGCTTCCCCCTCCACGAAGTCAAGTCAACAGCATTTGTGAAGAGAGTTTTCCAAGAACTTAGAATAATAGACAACTGTGACCTCGGCCGGGGCGAGGACAGCCTCGCCAAGGCCGTGGTTGCCGCCGTAGCGTTGCACCACTACGTCCACAAAGAGCCAAATAAGGCTACCGTAGCGGATGGGCTCACGCCGAGGTGTCTTGACGTTGCGGAGGCCTTTAAGCGGTGGAGGCCCCGAACGTCCCTGGGAGAGGCGCTTAAGTCCAAGGCCTTGGAGATCGCCGCCGGCAACGTGGGGCCTAACACATGCTATCGTGACGTAGTCAACACGCTTCACAGCGTAAGCACGAGGCTCAGGTACGCCGCGATGGCTATATTGGGAGTCCTCAACAGATGCGACTACGAGGTTGCCAAAGCTAGGCGCGCCGCTGAGCATCCCGGCACTCCCGCAGATATTTAA
- a CDS encoding PaREP1 family protein translates to MDLELEKPWRDLKKYIEGRAKEARYEAELALRFLEAGLMRNAAGKAFQAFKALLGALAAKHREYLAQRYGSVKRLRNGKRVWYADWLIAAVPTSLLLELARDLSPLERPELMRYANIALNLHEFRYNGLDKSGVLSRYARISSVEEDVRALATYVEKRTSELT, encoded by the coding sequence GTGGACCTAGAGCTTGAAAAACCGTGGAGAGATCTCAAGAAGTACATTGAGGGGAGGGCGAAGGAGGCGAGGTACGAGGCGGAGTTGGCTCTGAGGTTTCTCGAAGCCGGTTTGATGAGAAATGCCGCAGGGAAGGCCTTCCAGGCATTTAAGGCGCTACTGGGGGCCCTTGCCGCTAAGCATAGGGAATATTTAGCGCAGAGGTACGGAAGCGTGAAGAGGCTTAGAAACGGCAAGAGGGTGTGGTACGCGGATTGGCTCATCGCTGCAGTCCCCACCAGCTTGTTGCTAGAACTAGCCAGGGACCTCTCGCCGCTTGAGAGGCCCGAGCTTATGCGCTACGCCAACATCGCCCTGAACCTGCACGAGTTTCGATACAACGGGCTTGACAAGAGCGGTGTCTTAAGCAGATATGCGAGGATTAGCTCTGTGGAGGAAGACGTGAGGGCCTTGGCGACCTACGTTGAGAAGAGGACCTCGGAGCTAACCTAG
- the cas6 gene encoding CRISPR-associated endoribonuclease Cas6, giving the protein MSVVLVRGRPTEAVAMVGFTGTVAQSLVVSLLGGELHDARPKSFSVTPFFVNGRPAVDKAVAGPGDILELRAAFAQRELAERFIAEVAKGYTLFGRRVVVEELEFYDVFSQPLPEAQCFKLEFLTPLRFAVKPLYRRSRAVFDFLPRPLSVFKSAVRHGRALGLLKLGAPFLRWVHTYVALTDFGCRGRCVVTVKLPNGGVARGFVGWALYRSFGKRRIADLWRALRVAEAFNLGTGRGMGLGVVRVTPLDCPGNGPAAQRGDA; this is encoded by the coding sequence GTGTCTGTGGTGTTGGTGCGGGGGAGGCCCACTGAGGCCGTCGCCATGGTTGGCTTCACCGGGACGGTGGCCCAGTCACTAGTGGTGTCCCTCCTCGGCGGGGAGCTCCACGACGCTAGGCCGAAGTCCTTCTCCGTCACGCCGTTCTTCGTCAACGGTAGGCCGGCGGTGGACAAGGCCGTGGCGGGGCCCGGCGACATTCTGGAGCTCCGCGCCGCCTTCGCCCAGAGGGAGCTCGCCGAGAGGTTCATAGCGGAGGTGGCCAAGGGCTACACCCTCTTCGGGAGGAGGGTCGTGGTGGAGGAGCTGGAGTTCTACGACGTGTTCTCCCAGCCCCTCCCAGAGGCGCAGTGCTTCAAGCTGGAGTTCCTCACCCCGCTGAGATTCGCCGTGAAGCCCCTCTACAGGCGAAGCCGCGCCGTGTTCGACTTTCTCCCGCGGCCCCTCTCGGTGTTTAAATCCGCCGTGAGACACGGCAGGGCTCTTGGCCTATTGAAGCTGGGCGCCCCGTTCCTCCGCTGGGTGCATACCTACGTGGCGCTCACCGACTTCGGGTGCCGCGGCAGGTGCGTGGTCACCGTCAAGCTACCCAACGGCGGGGTGGCGAGGGGCTTCGTGGGCTGGGCGCTGTACCGCTCCTTCGGCAAGAGGAGGATCGCCGACCTGTGGAGGGCCCTCCGCGTGGCAGAGGCCTTCAACCTCGGCACCGGCCGAGGGATGGGCCTCGGCGTTGTGAGGGTGACCCCTCTTGACTGTCCAGGTAACGGCCCCGCGGCTCAGCGCGGGGACGCATAG